Proteins encoded by one window of Maniola hyperantus chromosome 10, iAphHyp1.2, whole genome shotgun sequence:
- the LOC117986013 gene encoding transcription elongation factor B polypeptide 3-like isoform X1 — translation MASILDLVRHYQHCIEKYPNDEQKVLKCIDKLYNLGVTVQHLQETGVGRTVNALRKEPGDVGQAARALVYKWKVMVAAEESDQEGEHNNETSNYNGHEHGRDYDNNPSESRNRHDKPEKYDKTPKIEEKHYKQSNGDHSGSKRKYHSSEEEDPDTKKSKYTSSKDNGYIKPEVKVKVEPSDSELDSQDDTSSESDSDASQSSEEERKNDVKVKIEKVENTDKHESTASKQSSRGSHDTHKYESSSESVKEHYRHNTSETSHSSEKSSKDKSNNSQSYKSSKEGDRSIVKKEKEHKSDKGKSHREESSDRHRSSKDSEKQKSSSSSEKPKSNGSSEKHISGSSPEKHKHSSSSEKHRSDGSNAEKHKSSSSSEKHKPSSSEKHRTYSEKGSSSSEKHNSSKSDKDKHKSSSEKEISSDKHKSKETSSSSSSKDKHSSSSKEKSKDKHSSSREKESSHKSDKKHSSSKEVDKKNCDSKRKSDSGYDDASSKKNKHKSSSSSSKSSSSKSKDEIPKKQSKINGETNDGGIDCGSGASFAEALGMLSPAKPKKKSFTRESTQSPNSCSEDLSPAALLAPSTKLAPLPALEISALPEISPHYRPRPPPKFLPHFTDEDAMSCVISSKNQRTKVYSGNKVIGKIPTLYEMCVNVLQEHIDALEYTGGVPYEILKPVVDRATPQQLFVLEHYNPYLMEDTDHLWQKFCEKNFRTKKRQEFETWREMYMRCQEEQEIRLKSLTNNIRIAQEAKKAPIKQTKMAYVDSVVKPPRNILKKQAQHGTAFAATASPAARVAALAAAPNVLKGGRAAPAPVTTSASALKPKKAPLMQKALQFMRGRKR, via the exons ATGGCGTCTATATTGGATTTAGTTAGGCATTACCAGCATTGTATAGAAAAATATCCTAATGACGAACAAAAA GTTTTAAAATGTATTGACAAGTTATACAACTTAGGGGTGACAGTCCAGCATCTGCAAGAGACAGGTGTTGGCCGTACAGTCAATGCTTTACGCAAGGAGCCTGGTGATGTGGGACAGGCGGCAAGGGCCCTTGTGTATAAATGGAAGGTGATGGTTGCTGCTGAAGAGAGTGACCAGGAGGGAGAGCATAACAATGAGa CCTCAAACTACAATGGACATGAGCATGGGAGAGATTACGACAATAATCCATCAGAGTCTAGAAATAGACATGACAAACCTGAGAAATATGATAAAACACCAAAAATTGAGGAAAAGCACTATAAACAGTCAAATGGAGACCACAGTGGGAGTAAGAGAAAGTATCACAGCAGTGAG gaAGAAGATcctgatacaaaaaaatcaaaatacacaAGTTCAAAAGACAATGGATACATAAAACCTGAAGTGAAAGTGAAAGTGGAACCATCTGATAGTGAACTTGACAGCCAAGATGACACATCTAGTGAAAGTGACAGCGACGCGTCACAGTCGTctgaagaagaaagaaagaatgatGTTAAAGTGAAAATAGAGAAAGTGGAAAATACTGACAAGCATGAGTCAACTGCTAGTAAGCAGTCATCTCGGGGTAGTCATGATACACATAAATATGAATCTAGTTCTGAAAGTGTTAAAGAACACTACAGACATAACACTTCAGAGACAAGTCATTCCTCTGAAAAATCTTCTAAAGATAAATCTAACAATTCCCAATCATATAAAAGTTCCAAAGAAGGAGATAGGTCCATtgttaagaaagaaaaagaacaTAAGTCTGACAAAGGAAAAAGTCACCGAGAAGAATCCTCAGACAGACACCGGTCTAGTAAAGACTCTGAGAAACAAAAATCAAGTAGTAGCTCAGAAAAGCCTAAATCTAATGGCAGTTCCGAAAAACATATATCTGGTTCTAGCCCAGAAAAGCATAAACATAGTAGTAGTTCTGAAAAACATAGATCTGATGGCAGCAATGCAGAAAAACACAAATCCAGTAGTAGTTCAGAAAAACATAAACCCAGTTCCTCTGAAAAACATAGGACCTATTCAGAAAAAGGTTCAAGTAGTTCTGAAAAACATAATTCTAGTAAATCTGATAAAGACAAACACAAAAGCTCATCAGAAAAAGAGATCTCAAGTGATAAACATAAGTCAAAAGAAACAAGTAGTAGCAGTAGTAGTAAAGATAAGCACAGCTCATCAAGTAAAGAAAAATCAAAAGACAAGCATAGTTCCTCTAGAGAAAAAGAAAGCAGTCATAAAAGTGACAAAAAACATTCATCATCTAAAGAAgttgacaaaaaaaattgtgatagtAAGCGAAAGTCTGATAGTGGTTACGATGACGCAAGTAGTAagaaaaataaacacaaatcaAGCTCTAGTTCCAGCAAGTCTAGCAGTAGCAAGTCAAAAGATGAGATACCAAAGAAACAATCTAAAATAAATGGCGAAACCAATGACGGTGGCATTGATTGTGGTTCAG GCGCCAGTTTTGCGGAGGCCCTAGGCATGCTAAGTCCTGCTAAACCCAAAAAGAAGTCTTTTACCAGAGAAAGCACACAATCACCTAACTCCTGCAGTGAAGAT CTGAGCCCGGCCGCGCTGCTGGCGCCCAGCACGAAGCTAGCACCGCTGCCCGCGCTGGAGATCTCGGCGCTGCCGGAGATCTCGCCGCACTACCGGCCGCGCCCTCCGCCCAAGTTCTTGCCGCACTTCACTGACGAGGACGCGATGAGCTGCGTTATATCCTCCAAGAACCAAAG AACCAAAGTTTACTCTGGCAACAAAGTGATAGGAAAAATTCCTACTTTGTATGAAATGTGCGTGAACGTCCTACAAGAACATATAGACG CTCTTGAGTACACGGGCGGAGTTCCGTACGAGATCCTCAAGCCGGTGGTGGACCGCGCGACGCCGCAGCAGCTTTTCGTGCTGGAGCACTATAACCCTTACCTCATGGAAGACACGGACCACTTGTGGCAGAAGTTCTGCGAGAAAAACTTCCGCACCAAAAAGCGACAGGAGTTCGAGACTTGGAGGGAGATGTATATG AGATGCCAGGAAGAGCAAGAAATTAGATTAAAATCCCTCACCAATAACATAAGGATTGCTCAAGAAGCCAAAAAGGCACCCATCAAGCAAACAAAAATGGCTTACGTGGATTCGGTAGTGAAACCTCCACGGAATATCTTGAAAAAACAA GCTCAACATGGAACAGCGTTCGCAGCGACGGCCAGCCCGGCGGCGCGCGTGGCGGCGCTGGCGGCCGCGCCCAACGTGCTAAAGGGCGGCCGCGCGGCCCCCGCGCCCGTCACCACCTCTGCCTCCGCGCTCAAGCCCAAGAAGGCGCCGCTCATGCAGAAGGCGCTGCAGTTCATGCGCGGCCGGAAGCGATGA
- the LOC117986013 gene encoding transcription elongation factor B polypeptide 3-like isoform X2 gives MASILDLVRHYQHCIEKYPNDEQKVLKCIDKLYNLGVTVQHLQETGVGRTVNALRKEPGDVGQAARALVYKWKVMVAAEESDQEGEHNNETSNYNGHEHGRDYDNNPSESRNRHDKPEKYDKTPKIEEKHYKQSNGDHSGSKRKYHSSEEEDPDTKKSKYTSSKDNGYIKPEVKVKVEPSDSELDSQDDTSSESDSDASQSSEEERKNDVKVKIEKVENTDKHESTASKQSSRGSHDTHKYESSSESVKEHYRHNTSETSHSSEKSSKDKSNNSQSYKSSKEGDRSIVKKEKEHKSDKGKSHREESSDRHRSSKDSEKQKSSSSSEKPKSNGSSEKHISGSSPEKHKHSSSSEKHRSDGSNAEKHKSSSSSEKHKPSSSEKHRTYSEKGSSSSEKHNSSKSDKDKHKSSSEKEISSDKHKSKETSSSSSSKDKHSSSSKEKSKDKHSSSREKESSHKSDKKHSSSKEVDKKNCDSKRKSDSGYDDASSKKNKHKSSSSSSKSSSSKSKDEIPKKQSKINGETNDGGIDCGSGASFAEALGMLSPAKPKKKSFTRESTQSPNSCSEDLSPAALLAPSTKLAPLPALEISALPEISPHYRPRPPPKFLPHFTDEDAMSCVISSKNQRTKVYSGNKVIGKIPTLYEMCVNVLQEHIDALEYTGGVPYEILKPVVDRATPQQLFVLEHYNPYLMEDTDHLWQKFCEKNFRTKKRQEFETWREMYMRCQEEQEIRLKSLTNNIRIAQEAKKAPIKQTKMAYVDSVVKPPRNILKKQGSVSPENEEPSDRMSVSCL, from the exons ATGGCGTCTATATTGGATTTAGTTAGGCATTACCAGCATTGTATAGAAAAATATCCTAATGACGAACAAAAA GTTTTAAAATGTATTGACAAGTTATACAACTTAGGGGTGACAGTCCAGCATCTGCAAGAGACAGGTGTTGGCCGTACAGTCAATGCTTTACGCAAGGAGCCTGGTGATGTGGGACAGGCGGCAAGGGCCCTTGTGTATAAATGGAAGGTGATGGTTGCTGCTGAAGAGAGTGACCAGGAGGGAGAGCATAACAATGAGa CCTCAAACTACAATGGACATGAGCATGGGAGAGATTACGACAATAATCCATCAGAGTCTAGAAATAGACATGACAAACCTGAGAAATATGATAAAACACCAAAAATTGAGGAAAAGCACTATAAACAGTCAAATGGAGACCACAGTGGGAGTAAGAGAAAGTATCACAGCAGTGAG gaAGAAGATcctgatacaaaaaaatcaaaatacacaAGTTCAAAAGACAATGGATACATAAAACCTGAAGTGAAAGTGAAAGTGGAACCATCTGATAGTGAACTTGACAGCCAAGATGACACATCTAGTGAAAGTGACAGCGACGCGTCACAGTCGTctgaagaagaaagaaagaatgatGTTAAAGTGAAAATAGAGAAAGTGGAAAATACTGACAAGCATGAGTCAACTGCTAGTAAGCAGTCATCTCGGGGTAGTCATGATACACATAAATATGAATCTAGTTCTGAAAGTGTTAAAGAACACTACAGACATAACACTTCAGAGACAAGTCATTCCTCTGAAAAATCTTCTAAAGATAAATCTAACAATTCCCAATCATATAAAAGTTCCAAAGAAGGAGATAGGTCCATtgttaagaaagaaaaagaacaTAAGTCTGACAAAGGAAAAAGTCACCGAGAAGAATCCTCAGACAGACACCGGTCTAGTAAAGACTCTGAGAAACAAAAATCAAGTAGTAGCTCAGAAAAGCCTAAATCTAATGGCAGTTCCGAAAAACATATATCTGGTTCTAGCCCAGAAAAGCATAAACATAGTAGTAGTTCTGAAAAACATAGATCTGATGGCAGCAATGCAGAAAAACACAAATCCAGTAGTAGTTCAGAAAAACATAAACCCAGTTCCTCTGAAAAACATAGGACCTATTCAGAAAAAGGTTCAAGTAGTTCTGAAAAACATAATTCTAGTAAATCTGATAAAGACAAACACAAAAGCTCATCAGAAAAAGAGATCTCAAGTGATAAACATAAGTCAAAAGAAACAAGTAGTAGCAGTAGTAGTAAAGATAAGCACAGCTCATCAAGTAAAGAAAAATCAAAAGACAAGCATAGTTCCTCTAGAGAAAAAGAAAGCAGTCATAAAAGTGACAAAAAACATTCATCATCTAAAGAAgttgacaaaaaaaattgtgatagtAAGCGAAAGTCTGATAGTGGTTACGATGACGCAAGTAGTAagaaaaataaacacaaatcaAGCTCTAGTTCCAGCAAGTCTAGCAGTAGCAAGTCAAAAGATGAGATACCAAAGAAACAATCTAAAATAAATGGCGAAACCAATGACGGTGGCATTGATTGTGGTTCAG GCGCCAGTTTTGCGGAGGCCCTAGGCATGCTAAGTCCTGCTAAACCCAAAAAGAAGTCTTTTACCAGAGAAAGCACACAATCACCTAACTCCTGCAGTGAAGAT CTGAGCCCGGCCGCGCTGCTGGCGCCCAGCACGAAGCTAGCACCGCTGCCCGCGCTGGAGATCTCGGCGCTGCCGGAGATCTCGCCGCACTACCGGCCGCGCCCTCCGCCCAAGTTCTTGCCGCACTTCACTGACGAGGACGCGATGAGCTGCGTTATATCCTCCAAGAACCAAAG AACCAAAGTTTACTCTGGCAACAAAGTGATAGGAAAAATTCCTACTTTGTATGAAATGTGCGTGAACGTCCTACAAGAACATATAGACG CTCTTGAGTACACGGGCGGAGTTCCGTACGAGATCCTCAAGCCGGTGGTGGACCGCGCGACGCCGCAGCAGCTTTTCGTGCTGGAGCACTATAACCCTTACCTCATGGAAGACACGGACCACTTGTGGCAGAAGTTCTGCGAGAAAAACTTCCGCACCAAAAAGCGACAGGAGTTCGAGACTTGGAGGGAGATGTATATG AGATGCCAGGAAGAGCAAGAAATTAGATTAAAATCCCTCACCAATAACATAAGGATTGCTCAAGAAGCCAAAAAGGCACCCATCAAGCAAACAAAAATGGCTTACGTGGATTCGGTAGTGAAACCTCCACGGAATATCTTGAAAAAACAA ggttccgtatctccagaaaaTGAGGAACCCTCTGACAGGATGTCTGTGTCGTGTCTGTAA
- the LOC117986013 gene encoding transcription elongation factor B polypeptide 3-like isoform X3 has protein sequence MREEDPDTKKSKYTSSKDNGYIKPEVKVKVEPSDSELDSQDDTSSESDSDASQSSEEERKNDVKVKIEKVENTDKHESTASKQSSRGSHDTHKYESSSESVKEHYRHNTSETSHSSEKSSKDKSNNSQSYKSSKEGDRSIVKKEKEHKSDKGKSHREESSDRHRSSKDSEKQKSSSSSEKPKSNGSSEKHISGSSPEKHKHSSSSEKHRSDGSNAEKHKSSSSSEKHKPSSSEKHRTYSEKGSSSSEKHNSSKSDKDKHKSSSEKEISSDKHKSKETSSSSSSKDKHSSSSKEKSKDKHSSSREKESSHKSDKKHSSSKEVDKKNCDSKRKSDSGYDDASSKKNKHKSSSSSSKSSSSKSKDEIPKKQSKINGETNDGGIDCGSGASFAEALGMLSPAKPKKKSFTRESTQSPNSCSEDLSPAALLAPSTKLAPLPALEISALPEISPHYRPRPPPKFLPHFTDEDAMSCVISSKNQRTKVYSGNKVIGKIPTLYEMCVNVLQEHIDALEYTGGVPYEILKPVVDRATPQQLFVLEHYNPYLMEDTDHLWQKFCEKNFRTKKRQEFETWREMYMRCQEEQEIRLKSLTNNIRIAQEAKKAPIKQTKMAYVDSVVKPPRNILKKQAQHGTAFAATASPAARVAALAAAPNVLKGGRAAPAPVTTSASALKPKKAPLMQKALQFMRGRKR, from the exons ATGAGa gaAGAAGATcctgatacaaaaaaatcaaaatacacaAGTTCAAAAGACAATGGATACATAAAACCTGAAGTGAAAGTGAAAGTGGAACCATCTGATAGTGAACTTGACAGCCAAGATGACACATCTAGTGAAAGTGACAGCGACGCGTCACAGTCGTctgaagaagaaagaaagaatgatGTTAAAGTGAAAATAGAGAAAGTGGAAAATACTGACAAGCATGAGTCAACTGCTAGTAAGCAGTCATCTCGGGGTAGTCATGATACACATAAATATGAATCTAGTTCTGAAAGTGTTAAAGAACACTACAGACATAACACTTCAGAGACAAGTCATTCCTCTGAAAAATCTTCTAAAGATAAATCTAACAATTCCCAATCATATAAAAGTTCCAAAGAAGGAGATAGGTCCATtgttaagaaagaaaaagaacaTAAGTCTGACAAAGGAAAAAGTCACCGAGAAGAATCCTCAGACAGACACCGGTCTAGTAAAGACTCTGAGAAACAAAAATCAAGTAGTAGCTCAGAAAAGCCTAAATCTAATGGCAGTTCCGAAAAACATATATCTGGTTCTAGCCCAGAAAAGCATAAACATAGTAGTAGTTCTGAAAAACATAGATCTGATGGCAGCAATGCAGAAAAACACAAATCCAGTAGTAGTTCAGAAAAACATAAACCCAGTTCCTCTGAAAAACATAGGACCTATTCAGAAAAAGGTTCAAGTAGTTCTGAAAAACATAATTCTAGTAAATCTGATAAAGACAAACACAAAAGCTCATCAGAAAAAGAGATCTCAAGTGATAAACATAAGTCAAAAGAAACAAGTAGTAGCAGTAGTAGTAAAGATAAGCACAGCTCATCAAGTAAAGAAAAATCAAAAGACAAGCATAGTTCCTCTAGAGAAAAAGAAAGCAGTCATAAAAGTGACAAAAAACATTCATCATCTAAAGAAgttgacaaaaaaaattgtgatagtAAGCGAAAGTCTGATAGTGGTTACGATGACGCAAGTAGTAagaaaaataaacacaaatcaAGCTCTAGTTCCAGCAAGTCTAGCAGTAGCAAGTCAAAAGATGAGATACCAAAGAAACAATCTAAAATAAATGGCGAAACCAATGACGGTGGCATTGATTGTGGTTCAG GCGCCAGTTTTGCGGAGGCCCTAGGCATGCTAAGTCCTGCTAAACCCAAAAAGAAGTCTTTTACCAGAGAAAGCACACAATCACCTAACTCCTGCAGTGAAGAT CTGAGCCCGGCCGCGCTGCTGGCGCCCAGCACGAAGCTAGCACCGCTGCCCGCGCTGGAGATCTCGGCGCTGCCGGAGATCTCGCCGCACTACCGGCCGCGCCCTCCGCCCAAGTTCTTGCCGCACTTCACTGACGAGGACGCGATGAGCTGCGTTATATCCTCCAAGAACCAAAG AACCAAAGTTTACTCTGGCAACAAAGTGATAGGAAAAATTCCTACTTTGTATGAAATGTGCGTGAACGTCCTACAAGAACATATAGACG CTCTTGAGTACACGGGCGGAGTTCCGTACGAGATCCTCAAGCCGGTGGTGGACCGCGCGACGCCGCAGCAGCTTTTCGTGCTGGAGCACTATAACCCTTACCTCATGGAAGACACGGACCACTTGTGGCAGAAGTTCTGCGAGAAAAACTTCCGCACCAAAAAGCGACAGGAGTTCGAGACTTGGAGGGAGATGTATATG AGATGCCAGGAAGAGCAAGAAATTAGATTAAAATCCCTCACCAATAACATAAGGATTGCTCAAGAAGCCAAAAAGGCACCCATCAAGCAAACAAAAATGGCTTACGTGGATTCGGTAGTGAAACCTCCACGGAATATCTTGAAAAAACAA GCTCAACATGGAACAGCGTTCGCAGCGACGGCCAGCCCGGCGGCGCGCGTGGCGGCGCTGGCGGCCGCGCCCAACGTGCTAAAGGGCGGCCGCGCGGCCCCCGCGCCCGTCACCACCTCTGCCTCCGCGCTCAAGCCCAAGAAGGCGCCGCTCATGCAGAAGGCGCTGCAGTTCATGCGCGGCCGGAAGCGATGA